A portion of the Trichocoleus sp. genome contains these proteins:
- a CDS encoding ThiF family adenylyltransferase, translating into MAENLARAGFGKLKVIDRDRIEERNLSTQPYYRSDIGAFKAKILANNLYRAIGTKVEAEAKELTAMNVAQLLKESQLIVDVFDNSISRQIVKDYADQTGIPCIHAGLSSDYAEVIWNDVYRVPSDVNDDVCDYSLARNLVMLTVAVTCEAIVSFIATNEQRHFTITLKDLTVQSLNL; encoded by the coding sequence TTGGCTGAGAACTTGGCTCGTGCTGGTTTTGGCAAACTTAAAGTAATCGATCGCGATCGGATCGAAGAACGGAATCTATCCACTCAACCTTATTATCGTTCTGATATTGGTGCATTCAAAGCTAAGATTTTGGCGAATAACCTGTATCGCGCAATTGGCACAAAAGTAGAAGCCGAGGCTAAAGAGTTGACCGCAATGAATGTTGCTCAACTGCTTAAAGAGAGCCAACTCATTGTTGATGTTTTTGACAACAGCATCTCGCGTCAGATAGTCAAGGATTACGCAGATCAAACTGGGATTCCTTGTATTCATGCTGGACTTTCTTCCGATTATGCAGAAGTGATCTGGAATGATGTCTATCGAGTTCCATCTGATGTTAATGATGATGTTTGTGATTATTCACTCGCACGTAATTTGGTAATGTTAACTGTTGCAGTAACGTGTGAAGCGATCGTCTCTTTTATTGCTACAAACGAGCAGCGTCATTTCACGATCACGCTGAAGGATCTAACTGTTCAATCCTTGAATTTGTAA
- a CDS encoding ThiF family adenylyltransferase — translation MSIFLHEQLYRTDQVMAKLKDYPVTICGAGALGANLAENLARAGFGKLKVIDRDRIEDWLRTWLVLVLANLK, via the coding sequence ATGAGCATCTTTTTGCATGAGCAGCTTTACCGGACAGATCAGGTGATGGCAAAGCTGAAAGATTATCCTGTGACTATTTGCGGTGCAGGAGCATTGGGCGCAAACTTGGCTGAGAACTTGGCTCGTGCTGGTTTTGGCAAACTTAAAGTAATCGATCGCGATCGGATCGAAGATTGGCTGAGAACTTGGCTCGTGCTGGTTTTGGCAAACTTAAAGTAA
- a CDS encoding NADAR domain-containing protein, which yields MTIYFYVEREKPYGCFSNFSAHGFQLDELYWATSEHYFQAQKFVNTPYLEKVRQTKTPKDAANMGRDRTLPLRADWNQVKDEVMRKAVLQKFRAHADIQEILLATGDEVLVENSPIDYYWGCGKDGSGKNKLGQILMEVREILRNES from the coding sequence ATGACGATTTACTTTTACGTTGAACGAGAAAAGCCTTACGGTTGCTTCTCCAATTTTTCAGCACATGGTTTTCAATTGGATGAATTGTACTGGGCAACGAGTGAACATTACTTTCAGGCACAGAAGTTTGTGAATACTCCTTACCTCGAAAAGGTAAGACAAACTAAAACGCCTAAAGATGCAGCAAATATGGGGCGCGATCGCACTCTCCCGCTTCGAGCTGACTGGAATCAAGTGAAGGATGAGGTGATGCGAAAAGCGGTACTGCAAAAATTTAGAGCCCATGCTGATATTCAAGAAATTTTGCTGGCGACTGGGGATGAAGTACTCGTCGAAAACTCCCCGATCGATTACTACTGGGGCTGTGGCAAAGACGGCAGCGGTAAGAATAAATTAGGGCAAATTTTGATGGAAGTTCGTGAGATTTTACGCAACGAAAGTTAG
- a CDS encoding RNA 2'-phosphotransferase has product MDKTRQTKISKYLSKHLRHGPEHLGLTLAPGGWVNVDDLLAACAAHQFPLTRIELEEVVATSDKQRFSFDEAKARIRANQGHSVEVDLQLQPQTPPDALYHGTGEQSVPAILQSGLLKMSRHHVHLSRDMETARKVGIRHGRPVILAIDTASMQQAGFTFYCSDNGVWLVDQVPPQYLSVIHDR; this is encoded by the coding sequence ATGGACAAAACACGGCAGACCAAAATTAGCAAATACCTCAGCAAACATCTGCGGCATGGTCCAGAACACCTCGGGCTGACCCTGGCTCCTGGGGGTTGGGTGAATGTGGATGATTTGTTAGCTGCCTGTGCCGCGCATCAGTTTCCCCTCACCCGAATTGAGTTAGAGGAAGTCGTTGCCACCAGCGATAAACAGCGATTCTCATTCGACGAGGCGAAAGCTCGCATCCGAGCCAATCAAGGACATAGTGTTGAAGTGGATTTGCAACTACAACCCCAAACCCCACCGGATGCCTTGTATCACGGGACAGGAGAACAATCGGTGCCAGCAATTCTGCAATCAGGGCTGCTCAAAATGTCACGGCATCATGTGCATTTATCTAGAGATATGGAAACCGCTCGCAAAGTTGGAATACGGCATGGTCGTCCTGTAATTTTGGCGATCGATACCGCTTCAATGCAGCAAGCCGGATTTACCTTCTATTGCTCAGATAACGGAGTTTGGCTGGTCGATCAAGTTCCACCCCAATATTTGAGCGTAATCCACGATCGTTGA
- a CDS encoding DUF433 domain-containing protein: MRYQDIITIEPGKRGGKPCIRGMRITVYDVLSYLASGMTYEEILDDFPYLTQEDILACLSYAADRERQTLMIQA, translated from the coding sequence ATGCGATATCAAGACATCATCACGATCGAACCTGGAAAGCGAGGTGGCAAACCTTGTATTCGTGGAATGCGAATTACGGTCTATGATGTGTTGTCCTACTTAGCTTCCGGCATGACGTATGAGGAAATTTTAGATGACTTTCCGTATCTCACTCAAGAAGATATTCTGGCTTGCTTGAGTTATGCAGCCGATCGAGAACGACAAACGCTAATGATTCAAGCATGA